From one Flavobacteriales bacterium genomic stretch:
- a CDS encoding glycosyltransferase family 2 protein encodes MTLYNKGPYVEEAVRSVLSSSFADFELIVMDDASTDDGPDRIRAFEDERIRLVCHAVNTGRARNANRGFDAARGDFIAILDADDAMHPERLARQLAFMEAHPRIGACGTAAQLIGERHRVVRWPDDDDTARGLLLFEDPLLYGSAMFRRSVLDEHRLRCPEDWDGPGMDYLFLLRVAGVTKVASLPDALTHYRIGPNNFRHGRDRLTDAGRIAREALRFFGIAANDPEIRAHLTLLRRIEAPTSAQEVGALNAWADRLLAFNRKACTFSPDVFEGRIHAELEHVFCLLADRDARLARLHARLSGGWSIGRLRYYLASRMRS; translated from the coding sequence ATGACCCTTTACAACAAGGGGCCTTATGTGGAAGAGGCGGTGCGCAGCGTGCTTTCCAGCTCGTTCGCCGACTTCGAGTTGATCGTGATGGATGACGCCAGCACCGATGATGGGCCCGACCGCATCCGCGCCTTCGAGGACGAACGCATCCGACTGGTGTGCCATGCGGTGAATACGGGTCGCGCCCGCAATGCGAACCGGGGCTTCGATGCGGCGCGCGGGGATTTCATCGCCATCCTCGACGCCGATGATGCCATGCACCCAGAGCGGCTGGCACGCCAGCTCGCGTTCATGGAGGCGCATCCCCGAATAGGCGCTTGCGGCACGGCGGCGCAGTTGATCGGCGAGCGTCATCGCGTCGTGCGATGGCCTGACGACGACGACACCGCGCGCGGCTTGTTGTTGTTCGAAGACCCCTTGCTCTATGGCTCGGCCATGTTCCGTCGGTCTGTACTGGACGAACACCGGTTGCGGTGCCCAGAGGATTGGGATGGGCCTGGTATGGATTACCTATTCCTGTTGCGTGTTGCTGGTGTCACGAAGGTTGCCAGCCTTCCCGATGCGCTCACGCACTACCGCATCGGGCCGAACAACTTTCGGCACGGACGCGATCGCTTGACCGATGCAGGGCGCATCGCGCGCGAGGCCCTCCGCTTTTTCGGCATCGCGGCCAATGACCCGGAGATCCGCGCGCATTTAACGCTCCTCCGGCGCATCGAAGCCCCGACTAGCGCGCAAGAGGTGGGGGCGCTCAACGCGTGGGCCGATCGGCTCCTGGCCTTCAACCGGAAGGCCTGCACCTTCAGCCCCGATGTGTTCGAGGGTCGCATCCATGCCGAATTGGAGCATGTGTTCTGCCTTCTCGCTGACCGCGATGCGCGCTTGGCCAGGCTGCATGCGCGCCTCTCGGGAGGATGGTCCATCGGCAGGCTCCGATACTACCTCGCCTCGCGCATGCGATCGTGA
- a CDS encoding T9SS type A sorting domain-containing protein, whose amino-acid sequence MKRTLFGFCAGCIAASAMSQCGPCAISDTCTVDPPFPTVCPAITPIGTVGVPYDLDVTFWIPPSFAEPTTQLNVVLQEVTLVSMENVPLGLTYEASSPTLIYYPQVDPFGCVRVCGVPMVAGNDTIQLTAVAQGTVGGIAINQNYSLGIPIQVLPAPQDTVADFTSAPDSLCAPMTVAFSEAVGAAGMTTTFTWDFGNGTSFSGSAPPEQTYTEGGQYPVSLQRAFSVPMLTQVSVSGVSNSWCGDLDEPNLPIVGCVGQPDLYFTVQDSRLAIWRSSTLNNVQSTTWNNLSIPLGFPPFTLRIYDQDELSDDDLLGNFIITSATGSASFSQGGTNGTRQVEVQTVLITTYSDTVHVLGNPVFTLAYDEVTGTVCATDQSLGTYAWSLDGLLVEGQTGPCVPASNGLWSLLGTTVEGCSGSAQLLLSGVGINEVDTGLRLQLHPVPSSGAVTLIASVGGIADITVLDPGGRVVHAERRAQLGEKGAVLDLAHLGAGYYLVRVEVDGTSSTVRLMLAPH is encoded by the coding sequence ATGAAACGAACGCTGTTCGGCTTCTGCGCAGGCTGCATTGCGGCAAGCGCCATGTCCCAGTGCGGGCCTTGCGCCATTAGTGACACCTGTACGGTTGATCCGCCCTTCCCTACCGTATGCCCGGCAATCACCCCGATCGGCACCGTGGGGGTTCCGTATGATCTTGACGTGACCTTCTGGATCCCGCCCTCATTCGCGGAGCCGACCACCCAGCTGAATGTGGTTCTGCAAGAGGTCACGTTGGTGAGCATGGAGAATGTTCCGCTTGGGCTCACCTACGAGGCCAGCAGCCCAACGCTCATCTACTACCCGCAGGTCGATCCCTTCGGTTGCGTACGGGTCTGCGGCGTTCCCATGGTGGCGGGCAACGATACCATTCAGCTCACGGCGGTCGCGCAAGGAACGGTCGGTGGCATCGCCATCAACCAGAACTACAGCCTGGGCATTCCCATCCAGGTGCTGCCCGCCCCTCAGGACACCGTTGCGGACTTCACCTCCGCTCCCGACTCGCTGTGCGCGCCGATGACCGTTGCGTTCTCCGAGGCCGTCGGTGCGGCGGGCATGACAACCACCTTCACCTGGGACTTCGGCAACGGAACCAGCTTCAGCGGAAGCGCCCCGCCAGAGCAGACCTACACCGAGGGCGGACAGTACCCGGTTAGCCTTCAACGCGCCTTCTCCGTGCCGATGCTCACGCAAGTCTCGGTCAGCGGGGTGTCCAATAGTTGGTGCGGCGATCTGGATGAACCCAACCTGCCCATTGTCGGTTGCGTGGGCCAGCCCGACCTGTACTTCACCGTCCAGGATTCGCGCCTGGCGATCTGGCGGTCGAGCACCTTGAATAACGTGCAGAGCACGACATGGAACAACCTATCCATTCCGCTCGGATTCCCGCCCTTCACCCTGCGCATCTATGATCAGGATGAACTGAGCGATGACGACCTGCTGGGCAACTTCATCATCACTTCGGCAACAGGCAGCGCATCGTTCAGCCAAGGGGGCACCAACGGCACTCGACAGGTTGAGGTGCAAACGGTGCTCATCACAACGTATTCTGATACGGTTCATGTGCTCGGCAACCCGGTATTCACGCTCGCTTACGATGAGGTCACTGGAACCGTCTGCGCAACCGATCAGTCACTGGGAACCTATGCCTGGTCCCTCGACGGGCTGCTCGTTGAGGGCCAAACCGGTCCTTGCGTACCTGCGAGCAATGGACTTTGGAGCCTATTGGGAACCACCGTCGAAGGCTGCAGCGGCTCTGCTCAACTGCTCCTTTCGGGTGTTGGGATCAACGAGGTCGACACGGGCCTTCGCCTCCAGTTGCATCCGGTTCCTTCTTCCGGCGCGGTGACGCTGATCGCCTCTGTTGGCGGAATAGCCGATATCACCGTGCTTGATCCCGGCGGTCGCGTGGTGCATGCTGAGCGGCGCGCTCAGCTGGGCGAGAAGGGCGCCGTGCTCGACCTCGCGCATCTTGGTGCCGGCTACTATCTGGTGCGCGTGGAAGTCGATGGAACGTCGAGCACCGTGCGTCTGATGCTCGCACCGCATTAG
- a CDS encoding N-acetyltransferase, with translation MTNKPSLETIDLMAQPLIDEPDSRQFILRVGEHRARMEYDRDGDRIFLGTLDVPRQVAELGVGDVVLEKTLMWVEENRLKLIPTAPAIKAYLRKHTAWKRLLLKGVQV, from the coding sequence ATGACGAACAAGCCATCCTTGGAGACAATCGATTTGATGGCCCAGCCATTGATCGACGAGCCCGATTCTCGGCAATTCATCCTTCGGGTAGGTGAGCACCGCGCCCGTATGGAGTACGACCGCGACGGGGACCGCATATTCCTCGGCACGCTCGATGTGCCGCGTCAGGTGGCTGAGCTCGGCGTGGGTGATGTGGTGCTGGAGAAAACCTTGATGTGGGTCGAAGAGAACCGGCTCAAGCTGATTCCCACCGCTCCGGCGATCAAGGCCTATCTCCGGAAGCATACCGCTTGGAAGCGCCTGCTGTTGAAAGGCGTACAGGTTTAG
- a CDS encoding T9SS type A sorting domain-containing protein, with protein sequence MTIRYAAPFVLLLAARALSQCTPVDCLSQLPAWGGLCSAAFIDGRIGEPYSDAISFHVTTECTPATLFDPTLTGVSIRITQITSVAFNQLPGGLTGTTNQASYTPPANGCGALSGSPMEAGVFEASVDLVVNVNAWPFSLTCGGFGPIAQNGNEVGFPTMITILPDPAFSGPGAPLCNTDEPFALVPTGTPGGTFSGPGVTGNLFDPAVAGIGMHSVKYVVSAQDGAAIAAATDSLSIDFTVEDCSGGCDAFAGTLGGVDFIPCLEPGGSVELIGLPGGDAVVPVGYEVIYVLTQGAGLTIIDAGPDPLFDATAVGLHTIHTLVYDPATLDLSSIEFGVTTGVDVNALLIQGGGSICASLDVTGAAYTVVQCADPCDADAGTTNGPGAVICLVDGEASLFTSPNGDAVVPDGFVQVFVLTQGSSLLILDAGLDPAFVVMGVGEFAIHSFVFDPLTFDPGFIVQGETTAAEVLDFISSNSLCADLDAAGAQFLVDVCDGLGLNTANGLRVHPNPNSGAFFIAAGAEGRAMVELLDMSGRLVHRDGLQLSRNQSAWVSTDAAPGSYILRITAAGERREQRMVIQR encoded by the coding sequence ATGACCATACGATACGCGGCCCCCTTCGTACTCCTACTAGCAGCTCGAGCGCTCTCCCAATGCACGCCGGTCGATTGTTTGAGCCAGCTCCCGGCCTGGGGCGGCCTATGCTCCGCCGCATTCATCGATGGCCGCATCGGCGAGCCGTACAGCGATGCCATCTCCTTCCATGTGACCACCGAGTGCACCCCTGCCACGCTGTTCGACCCTACGCTCACCGGCGTCTCCATTCGGATCACGCAAATCACAAGCGTGGCGTTCAATCAGTTGCCGGGCGGACTAACGGGCACAACCAACCAAGCCTCCTACACCCCTCCGGCGAATGGCTGCGGCGCGCTCTCGGGCTCGCCCATGGAGGCTGGGGTCTTCGAAGCGTCGGTCGATCTGGTCGTGAACGTGAATGCATGGCCCTTTTCGCTCACCTGCGGAGGCTTCGGGCCCATTGCACAAAACGGCAATGAGGTGGGCTTTCCAACCATGATCACCATACTTCCGGATCCCGCATTCTCTGGCCCTGGTGCGCCGCTCTGCAATACCGACGAGCCCTTCGCGCTGGTGCCGACCGGCACCCCAGGGGGAACCTTTTCCGGACCCGGTGTTACGGGCAACCTGTTCGATCCCGCGGTAGCTGGCATTGGCATGCACAGCGTGAAATATGTGGTGAGCGCACAGGATGGTGCCGCAATCGCGGCGGCCACAGACAGCCTCAGCATCGATTTCACGGTGGAGGATTGCTCGGGTGGATGCGATGCGTTCGCCGGCACCCTCGGCGGCGTCGATTTCATTCCCTGCCTGGAGCCGGGCGGAAGCGTGGAGTTAATCGGCCTTCCTGGCGGCGATGCCGTGGTCCCTGTTGGCTACGAGGTCATTTATGTGCTCACGCAGGGCGCTGGGCTCACGATCATCGACGCCGGCCCTGACCCGCTCTTCGATGCGACGGCAGTTGGTCTGCACACCATACACACCTTGGTGTATGACCCGGCCACGCTGGACCTGAGCAGCATCGAGTTCGGCGTGACCACGGGAGTTGATGTGAACGCCCTGCTGATCCAAGGGGGGGGCAGCATCTGCGCGAGCCTCGATGTTACGGGCGCGGCATACACCGTTGTGCAATGCGCTGATCCATGTGATGCCGACGCAGGAACCACCAATGGACCCGGTGCCGTGATATGCCTGGTGGATGGAGAGGCCAGCCTGTTCACCAGCCCGAATGGTGATGCCGTGGTTCCGGACGGCTTCGTTCAGGTCTTCGTTCTCACCCAGGGGTCTAGCCTCTTGATACTCGACGCAGGCCTTGACCCCGCATTCGTAGTGATGGGGGTCGGTGAGTTTGCCATCCACAGTTTTGTTTTCGACCCCCTCACATTCGACCCCGGATTCATCGTACAGGGCGAGACTACAGCGGCTGAAGTGCTGGACTTCATAAGCAGCAATTCGCTCTGTGCCGATCTCGATGCGGCCGGAGCGCAGTTCCTCGTTGATGTATGCGACGGCCTGGGGCTGAACACGGCCAACGGCCTCAGGGTTCATCCCAACCCGAACTCCGGAGCGTTCTTCATTGCGGCAGGCGCTGAAGGCCGGGCAATGGTAGAGCTCTTGGACATGAGCGGCCGCCTGGTCCACAGGGATGGGTTGCAGTTATCGCGCAATCAATCCGCTTGGGTGAGCACCGATGCGGCTCCGGGCAGCTACATCCTGCGAATCACGGCTGCTGGAGAACGTCGGGAGCAGCGCATGGTGATCCAGCGCTAG
- a CDS encoding glutamate--tRNA ligase, which produces MNMSVRVRFAPSPTGPLHMGGVRTALYNYLFARKHGGQFLLRIEDTDQARYVLGAEEYIKESLEWCGLMPDESPWAGGPDGPYRQSERKALYKRYADELIAKDKAYYAFDTPEELDAMRARLQAAGVAAPAYNAVTREHMKNSLTLSADEVNERLARGDEHVIRLKVPRHQEVRFEDLIRGVVVVHSSNIDDKVLFKSDGMPTYHLANIVDDHLMRITHVIRGEEWLPSAPLHVLIYEAFGWERPAFAHLPLILKPDGNGKLSKRDGDRLGFPVFSLDWVDPASGEKSSGYRERGYFPDAFINMLALLGWNPGGDLEIMNRKDMIAHFDLGRVHKGGARFDPEKTKWFNQQYLRMRPDEELGAQLRAKLKERGIEASAEQATGAAALLKERATFVHDMLEGAYLFVKGSPLAANEAGMEELKKRWKPEAAPVIEAYIARLEASAASGPAAFEAAFNQLLTEKGMKPGQVMPLYRLFVAGRMQGPGMFDVSALLGKEEVVARLRAGLDICRSWA; this is translated from the coding sequence CTGAACATGTCCGTCCGCGTCCGCTTCGCGCCCAGCCCTACAGGCCCCTTGCATATGGGGGGCGTTCGCACAGCGCTTTACAATTACCTCTTCGCCAGGAAACACGGGGGCCAATTCCTGCTGCGCATCGAGGATACCGATCAGGCCCGCTACGTTCTGGGCGCGGAGGAGTACATCAAGGAGAGCCTCGAATGGTGCGGCCTGATGCCCGATGAGAGCCCTTGGGCGGGAGGGCCAGACGGGCCGTATCGCCAGAGCGAGCGCAAGGCGCTCTACAAGCGGTACGCCGATGAGCTGATCGCGAAGGACAAGGCCTACTACGCCTTTGATACCCCGGAAGAGCTCGATGCCATGCGCGCGCGGCTGCAGGCCGCAGGCGTGGCGGCGCCGGCTTACAACGCGGTCACGCGCGAGCACATGAAGAACTCCCTTACGCTGAGCGCTGATGAGGTGAATGAGCGCTTGGCGCGCGGCGATGAGCATGTGATCCGATTGAAGGTCCCGCGCCATCAGGAGGTGCGATTCGAGGACCTGATCCGCGGCGTGGTTGTGGTGCACAGCAGCAACATCGACGACAAAGTGCTATTCAAGAGCGATGGCATGCCGACCTACCACCTGGCCAACATCGTCGATGATCACCTGATGCGCATCACGCACGTGATCCGCGGCGAGGAATGGCTGCCCAGCGCACCCCTTCATGTGCTCATCTACGAGGCCTTCGGGTGGGAGCGTCCCGCCTTCGCCCACCTGCCCTTGATCCTCAAGCCCGACGGCAACGGCAAGCTCAGCAAGCGCGATGGCGACCGGCTCGGCTTCCCGGTCTTCTCGCTCGATTGGGTGGATCCCGCGAGCGGTGAGAAGAGCAGCGGCTACCGCGAGCGCGGCTACTTCCCGGACGCCTTCATCAACATGCTCGCGCTCTTGGGCTGGAACCCCGGCGGCGATCTGGAGATCATGAATCGCAAGGACATGATCGCCCACTTCGACCTGGGTCGGGTGCACAAGGGCGGCGCTCGCTTCGATCCGGAGAAGACCAAGTGGTTCAACCAGCAATACCTGCGCATGCGGCCGGATGAGGAACTCGGCGCGCAGCTGCGAGCGAAGCTGAAGGAGCGGGGGATCGAGGCGAGCGCGGAGCAGGCCACGGGGGCCGCAGCCCTGCTCAAGGAGCGCGCGACATTCGTGCATGACATGCTCGAAGGAGCGTATCTGTTCGTGAAGGGTTCTCCGCTCGCAGCCAACGAGGCCGGCATGGAGGAATTGAAGAAGCGCTGGAAGCCTGAGGCCGCACCTGTGATCGAGGCGTACATCGCAAGGCTCGAGGCATCCGCTGCTTCGGGGCCTGCGGCATTCGAGGCCGCATTCAATCAGTTGCTCACGGAAAAAGGCATGAAGCCCGGACAGGTGATGCCGCTCTACCGTCTATTCGTGGCCGGGCGCATGCAAGGCCCAGGGATGTTCGATGTGAGCGCACTGCTCGGCAAGGAAGAGGTGGTGGCGCGACTGCGTGCCGGATTAGACATCTGCCGCTCATGGGCGTGA
- the folB gene encoding dihydroneopterin aldolase yields the protein MGVIEVRGIRMHAYHGCLAEEARIGGNYRVDVRAEGDFTAAEQGDALKDTVDYGRVAAIVAEQMAIRSKLIEHVARRIAEALKSEWPSVRFRVNLTKERPPVNGDVAAAAYETET from the coding sequence ATGGGCGTGATCGAGGTGCGCGGAATCCGCATGCATGCCTACCACGGCTGCCTCGCCGAAGAGGCCCGGATCGGCGGGAATTACCGCGTGGATGTGAGGGCGGAAGGCGACTTCACGGCCGCCGAGCAGGGCGATGCGCTCAAGGATACCGTTGATTACGGGCGCGTCGCGGCGATCGTGGCCGAGCAGATGGCCATCCGGAGCAAACTGATTGAGCATGTTGCCCGCCGGATCGCCGAGGCGCTCAAGAGCGAATGGCCTTCCGTGCGCTTCCGGGTGAACTTGACCAAGGAGCGCCCACCGGTGAACGGCGACGTGGCTGCCGCTGCCTACGAGACGGAGACCTGA